In Aliamphritea ceti, a single window of DNA contains:
- a CDS encoding beta-ketoacyl-[acyl-carrier-protein] synthase family protein — translation MRITAGSKKTYLNKMGILCAAGGSAEELRIGVSEQSDYFSLSNAFGTEVKHRLGVCQQALPKIPLNDAKWQSRNNQLALAALMQIEADVKLAIEQYGSERVGIVIGTSTSGIAEGEAAIRAIQQGEAAGNYDYCVQEMGATADFIAEILNINGPVYGISTACSSGAKALTSARRLLRSGICDVVIAGGVDSLCRLTVQGFSSLDAVSSERCNPFSKNRNGINIGEGAALFILSRTPEGVELCGVGEGSDAHHISAPDPSGEGAIRSMTEALEDAELKAADINYVNLHGTATALNDQMEAKAMHKVFGSQTPCSSTKALTGHTLGAAGAVEAGICWLLLNPDNTCSLPAHCWDGEYDPELPNINLLSVTDAALITDIKYVISNSFAFGGNNISLLLGRV, via the coding sequence ATGAGAATTACTGCAGGTTCGAAGAAAACCTATCTGAATAAGATGGGCATTCTATGCGCTGCAGGTGGTTCCGCCGAAGAATTACGGATAGGCGTCAGTGAACAGAGCGATTATTTTAGTTTAAGTAATGCGTTTGGAACTGAAGTGAAACACCGATTAGGGGTCTGTCAGCAGGCGTTACCAAAAATACCTCTTAATGATGCAAAATGGCAGAGTCGTAATAATCAATTGGCATTGGCTGCCTTAATGCAAATTGAAGCGGATGTGAAGCTGGCAATAGAGCAATATGGTTCTGAACGCGTAGGTATTGTGATCGGTACAAGTACATCCGGAATTGCTGAAGGTGAAGCTGCTATAAGGGCTATACAGCAAGGGGAGGCTGCAGGAAACTATGATTACTGTGTTCAGGAGATGGGTGCAACTGCAGATTTTATTGCAGAGATATTGAACATAAACGGACCTGTATATGGTATATCAACGGCTTGCTCTTCGGGTGCTAAAGCTTTAACTAGTGCCCGGCGTTTACTACGCTCTGGTATTTGTGATGTTGTTATTGCTGGTGGCGTGGATTCTCTGTGCCGTTTAACGGTACAGGGTTTTAGTTCTCTTGATGCCGTGAGTTCTGAACGTTGTAATCCGTTCAGTAAAAATCGAAACGGTATTAACATCGGTGAAGGTGCTGCATTATTTATACTAAGTCGGACGCCTGAAGGTGTAGAGCTTTGCGGGGTGGGTGAAGGTTCTGATGCCCACCACATATCTGCGCCAGACCCTTCTGGTGAGGGGGCTATCAGAAGCATGACAGAGGCGTTAGAGGACGCTGAGCTTAAAGCTGCAGATATTAATTATGTGAATTTACATGGCACAGCGACTGCTTTGAATGACCAGATGGAAGCTAAGGCTATGCATAAGGTCTTTGGGTCGCAGACCCCCTGCAGTTCAACTAAGGCATTGACCGGACATACATTAGGCGCAGCCGGAGCTGTGGAAGCTGGCATTTGCTGGTTACTGCTGAATCCGGATAATACCTGTTCTCTGCCTGCGCATTGCTGGGATGGCGAATATGATCCTGAATTACCGAATATTAATCTTTTAAGCGTAACGGATGCTGCATTGATTACAGATATAAAGTATGTGATCAGTAATTCCTTTGCTTTTGGTGGGAATAATATTTCTTTGCTATTAGGAAGAGTCTGA
- a CDS encoding ApeP family dehydratase encodes MSEYSVAELVPHSGKMSLLDEIVAYGDDWLEAHVNIHSGAMFADESGVPGWVGMEYLAQAIGAYAGVQERAGGKVPKLGFLLGSRKYECSTDKFLHGQTLLIRVEKELQAENGLSSFNCLLSSENVTAEARLNVFQPEDADVFLKEMA; translated from the coding sequence ATGTCTGAATACAGCGTTGCTGAATTAGTGCCGCACTCTGGAAAAATGAGTCTATTGGATGAAATAGTCGCTTATGGTGACGATTGGTTGGAAGCACACGTCAATATACATTCCGGTGCGATGTTTGCTGATGAGTCTGGTGTACCTGGATGGGTTGGCATGGAGTATCTAGCGCAGGCGATTGGTGCTTATGCAGGGGTGCAGGAGCGGGCCGGTGGTAAAGTGCCGAAGTTAGGTTTTCTGCTGGGCAGCAGAAAATATGAATGTTCTACAGATAAGTTTTTACATGGGCAGACGCTGCTCATACGGGTAGAAAAAGAATTACAGGCGGAAAATGGCTTAAGCAGTTTTAATTGCCTGCTAAGTAGTGAAAATGTAACGGCTGAAGCACGGTTAAATGTGTTTCAGCCTGAAGATGCAGATGTGTTTTTAAAGGAAATGGCATAG
- a CDS encoding 3-ketoacyl-ACP reductase FabG2 yields the protein MKGRVLVTGSSRGIGRGIAERLIADGFELVIHCHSSVVQAEEVASIAREVGQQATVLQFDIADREACRETIEADIEANGAYYGVVCNAGVARDNAFPAIPGEDWDLVLRTNLDGFYNVLHPAMMPMIRRRKPGRIVTLSSVSGEMGNRGQVNYSAAKAGIIGATKALAVELAKRMITVNCVAPGLIDTDMINDAPVDEALKMIPMQRVGSIEEVAGTVSFLMSEDAGYITRQVISVNGGMY from the coding sequence GTGAAGGGCAGAGTACTGGTTACTGGTTCAAGTAGAGGCATTGGACGAGGTATAGCAGAGCGGCTGATCGCTGATGGTTTCGAGCTGGTAATTCATTGCCACAGCAGTGTTGTTCAGGCGGAGGAGGTTGCTTCGATTGCTCGGGAGGTTGGTCAACAGGCTACTGTTTTGCAGTTTGATATTGCTGATCGGGAAGCTTGTCGTGAAACTATTGAAGCAGATATTGAGGCTAACGGTGCGTATTATGGCGTAGTTTGTAATGCCGGAGTTGCCAGAGATAATGCTTTTCCGGCTATACCGGGAGAAGACTGGGATTTAGTACTGAGAACTAATCTTGATGGTTTCTATAATGTGTTGCATCCGGCGATGATGCCGATGATTCGCAGAAGGAAGCCAGGCCGAATTGTAACCCTGTCTTCTGTTTCAGGTGAGATGGGTAACCGTGGGCAAGTGAACTACAGTGCTGCTAAAGCTGGTATTATCGGAGCGACTAAAGCATTAGCAGTAGAATTAGCCAAGCGAATGATTACAGTAAACTGTGTTGCTCCAGGGCTTATTGATACAGATATGATTAATGATGCACCGGTTGATGAAGCCTTGAAGATGATTCCAATGCAGCGTGTTGGCAGTATTGAAGAGGTAGCAGGTACGGTCAGTTTTTTGATGTCTGAAGATGCCGGTTATATTACCCGGCAGGTTATTTCTGTAAATGGCGGTATGTATTGA
- a CDS encoding beta-ketoacyl-ACP synthase, whose translation MKRVVVTGMAGFSPLGDNWDSIRERLKNMQTGICRMDDWDKYEGLNTRLAGPVKDFEMPSHYKRKALRSMGRVAQLAVLSTERALEDAELLGTDVLTSGKTGVSFGSSAGDSVAIGDFGNMLINHSSDGLNANSYIKMMAHTSPVNIGVYFGLKGRVYTTSSACTSGSQGIGLAFETIKYGQQDVMISGGCEGLCATQAAVFDTLYATSVRNDAPDETPRPFDRDRDGLVIGEGSGTLILEELEHALARGAKIYAEVIGFGTNSDGSHVTQPSADTMEKAIRLALKDADIDASEIGYISAHGTATARGDVAESTATEAVFGNTVPISSMKSFTGHTLGACGALEAWASIEMMNTGWFHATANLHNPDDECGNLDYIMHEGRRIETEYVMSNNFAFGGINTSLIFKRWH comes from the coding sequence ATGAAGCGAGTAGTAGTAACAGGGATGGCTGGTTTCTCACCTTTAGGTGATAACTGGGACTCAATTCGAGAGCGTTTAAAAAATATGCAGACAGGGATTTGTCGCATGGACGACTGGGATAAATATGAAGGCCTGAATACTCGTTTGGCAGGGCCTGTAAAAGATTTTGAAATGCCCTCGCACTATAAGCGTAAAGCTTTGCGTAGTATGGGGCGGGTTGCTCAGTTAGCTGTCTTGAGTACTGAACGGGCGTTAGAGGATGCAGAATTATTAGGGACTGATGTTCTGACCAGTGGTAAGACAGGTGTGTCTTTTGGGTCTTCAGCAGGTGATTCAGTAGCTATCGGCGATTTCGGTAATATGCTGATAAATCATTCCAGTGACGGTTTAAATGCGAATTCTTATATTAAAATGATGGCACACACCTCGCCGGTAAATATCGGTGTTTATTTTGGTTTGAAGGGAAGGGTTTATACAACCTCGAGTGCCTGTACCTCAGGTAGTCAGGGAATCGGTTTAGCTTTTGAAACGATAAAATACGGCCAGCAAGATGTCATGATTAGTGGCGGCTGTGAAGGTTTGTGTGCAACACAAGCTGCGGTTTTTGATACCTTATATGCAACCAGTGTGCGAAATGATGCTCCTGATGAAACGCCACGACCTTTTGATCGTGACCGGGATGGACTGGTTATTGGTGAAGGTAGCGGTACTCTTATTCTCGAAGAACTGGAGCATGCGCTGGCACGTGGTGCAAAAATCTATGCGGAAGTGATTGGTTTTGGAACTAATTCAGACGGTAGTCATGTGACTCAGCCGTCGGCTGATACCATGGAGAAGGCTATTCGGCTTGCACTTAAAGATGCAGATATAGACGCTTCAGAAATCGGATATATTAGTGCGCATGGTACAGCGACTGCACGCGGGGATGTGGCCGAAAGTACAGCAACTGAAGCTGTATTTGGGAATACAGTACCAATCAGTTCAATGAAGAGCTTTACAGGCCATACGCTTGGAGCCTGTGGTGCATTAGAAGCTTGGGCAAGCATTGAAATGATGAATACCGGTTGGTTTCATGCCACAGCTAATTTACATAATCCTGATGATGAATGCGGAAATCTTGATTACATTATGCATGAGGGACGGCGTATAGAGACCGAATACGTGATGAGCAATAATTTTGCTTTTGGTGGTATAAACACCTCACTTATTTTTAAGCGTTGGCATTAA
- the rarD gene encoding EamA family transporter RarD codes for MHAEQEQKKGFYFALAAYGMWGVFPIYFHAIASVPAMEILAHRIVWSLAFLAAILFISKRCQDIISLLKKPKLLLSLTLTALIVSANWLVFIWAVAQEQVLEAALGYYINPLVSVFLGMIFLGERLRIGQWLAILLALAAVGYQLVLLGKLPWIALSLAFSFGFYGLLRKTIPVDSILGLFTETLLLFPFAMGYMIWLANHNELYLLNASTGLSILLLAAGIVTSLPLLCFTSATQRLSLLYIGLMQYIAPSISFLIAVFYFGETLDSNRLVTFAMIWLALVIFTGEGLLRRRQNKPSAT; via the coding sequence GTGCACGCTGAACAGGAACAGAAGAAAGGCTTCTACTTCGCCCTCGCCGCTTATGGCATGTGGGGCGTATTTCCAATTTATTTTCACGCTATTGCCAGTGTACCTGCCATGGAGATCCTTGCGCATCGTATAGTCTGGTCACTGGCATTTCTGGCAGCAATATTATTTATCAGTAAACGCTGCCAGGACATTATTAGCCTGCTTAAAAAACCTAAACTGCTTCTGAGCCTCACCCTGACCGCCCTTATTGTTTCAGCTAACTGGTTAGTATTTATATGGGCCGTTGCTCAAGAGCAAGTATTAGAAGCAGCGCTTGGATATTATATTAACCCACTGGTAAGTGTGTTTCTGGGGATGATCTTTCTCGGCGAACGGTTAAGAATAGGACAATGGTTGGCTATCTTACTGGCATTAGCCGCCGTCGGTTATCAGCTAGTTCTACTCGGCAAGCTCCCCTGGATAGCACTAAGTCTGGCATTCAGTTTTGGTTTTTACGGGCTGTTACGAAAAACAATTCCAGTCGATTCTATTCTGGGGCTGTTCACGGAAACACTTTTACTCTTTCCGTTCGCGATGGGCTATATGATCTGGCTGGCTAACCATAACGAGCTATATCTGCTGAATGCCAGTACTGGACTAAGCATATTATTACTCGCTGCAGGTATAGTTACCAGCTTACCGTTACTCTGCTTCACTTCGGCCACTCAGCGACTCAGTCTGCTGTATATTGGTCTGATGCAATATATAGCACCGAGCATTTCATTCCTGATCGCCGTGTTTTATTTTGGTGAAACACTAGACTCTAATCGCCTGGTGACATTCGCCATGATCTGGCTTGCATTGGTTATCTTTACTGGGGAAGGTTTGCTCAGACGAAGACAAAATAAGCCTTCAGCTACTTAG
- a CDS encoding Lrp/AsnC family transcriptional regulator — MELQLDRIDRQILNTLQRNNRISNQQLAEEISLSPPACLKRVKRLRESGVIEADVAILSTRLLGKMLNIIVEVEMIRDQADLADAFMRKMQNAGEVTQCYQVTGEVDFLLVVMVPDMQAYEVFVRRDLSNDPYLRKFRTLISMRRDKFTTRIDV, encoded by the coding sequence ATGGAACTTCAGTTAGATCGCATTGATCGGCAGATTCTTAATACTCTGCAAAGAAATAACCGTATCAGTAATCAGCAACTTGCTGAGGAAATAAGTTTGTCTCCTCCGGCTTGTCTGAAACGCGTGAAGCGTTTGCGTGAATCAGGCGTAATTGAAGCTGATGTGGCGATTCTCAGTACCCGGCTTTTGGGCAAGATGTTAAATATCATTGTGGAAGTGGAGATGATTCGGGATCAGGCAGACCTGGCAGATGCTTTTATGCGTAAGATGCAAAATGCTGGTGAAGTCACTCAGTGCTATCAGGTGACAGGGGAAGTCGACTTTCTGTTAGTTGTTATGGTGCCAGACATGCAGGCATATGAAGTTTTCGTACGACGTGATTTGTCCAACGATCCGTATTTGCGAAAATTCAGAACTCTGATATCAATGCGGCGTGATAAATTTACGACCCGAATTGATGTGTAG
- the thiC gene encoding phosphomethylpyrimidine synthase ThiC: protein MTDSNIALSRSAQVDEASVQPFPKSRKVYVEGSRSDIRVPMREISLDQTPTDMGGEPNEPLYVYDTSGLYTDPEAEIDVRKGLKPVRANWIAERNDTEQLAGMTSEYGRVREQDLRLDHLRFELTRKPLRAKEGMNVSQLHYARKGIITPEMEYIAIRENMKLAKVKAEGSMVDQQHPGHSFGAKLPEEITPEFVRKEVAEGRAIIPANINHPEVEPMIIGRNFLVKINGNIGNSALTSSIEEEVEKMTWGIRWGSDTIMDLSTGKNIHETREWILRNSPVPIGTVPIYQALEKVKGVAEDLNWEVFRDTLIEQAEQGVDYFTIHAGVLLRYVPMTAKRMTGIVSRGGSIMAKWCLAHHEENFLYTHFEDICKICKAYDVSFSLGDGLRPGSVYDANDEAQFAELETLGELTKIAWEHDVQVMIEGPGHVPMHMIKENMDKQLTECHEAPFYTLGPLTTDIAPGYDHITSGIGAAMIGWYGCAMLCYVTPKEHLGLPNKDDVKTGIITYKIAAHAADLAKGHPGAQIRDNAMSKARFEFRWEDQFNIGLDPDTARAYHDETLPKESAKVAHFCSMCGPKFCSMKISQEVRNLDEAQVAAIHAKAEQGMQEKSAEFKNTGAEIYHKV, encoded by the coding sequence ATGACTGATTCCAATATTGCATTGAGCCGCAGCGCTCAGGTTGATGAAGCCTCTGTGCAGCCATTTCCAAAATCTCGCAAAGTATATGTTGAAGGCTCTCGCAGTGATATTCGTGTACCAATGCGGGAAATCTCGCTGGATCAGACGCCAACTGATATGGGTGGCGAACCTAATGAGCCTTTATACGTTTACGATACTTCCGGTCTGTATACTGATCCTGAAGCTGAAATTGACGTTCGTAAAGGCCTGAAGCCTGTACGTGCAAACTGGATCGCTGAGCGTAATGATACTGAGCAGCTTGCGGGTATGACATCTGAGTATGGCCGTGTACGCGAACAGGATCTGCGTCTTGACCATTTGCGTTTTGAACTGACGCGTAAGCCATTGCGTGCTAAAGAAGGCATGAATGTATCCCAGCTACATTATGCGCGTAAGGGGATTATCACTCCTGAAATGGAATACATCGCAATTCGCGAGAACATGAAGCTGGCTAAGGTTAAAGCTGAAGGTTCTATGGTTGATCAGCAGCATCCTGGCCATAGCTTCGGTGCTAAATTACCAGAAGAGATCACGCCTGAGTTCGTACGTAAAGAAGTAGCAGAAGGTCGTGCAATCATCCCTGCGAACATTAACCATCCTGAAGTAGAGCCAATGATTATCGGCCGTAACTTCCTGGTTAAAATCAACGGCAATATTGGTAACTCTGCTTTGACGTCTTCTATTGAAGAAGAAGTAGAAAAGATGACCTGGGGCATTCGCTGGGGTTCAGATACCATCATGGACCTGTCCACAGGTAAGAATATTCACGAAACCCGTGAATGGATTCTGCGTAACTCACCAGTACCAATCGGTACTGTGCCTATTTACCAGGCGCTGGAAAAAGTAAAAGGCGTTGCAGAAGATCTTAACTGGGAAGTATTCCGCGATACGCTGATTGAACAGGCCGAGCAGGGTGTGGATTATTTCACTATCCACGCAGGTGTATTACTGCGTTATGTGCCAATGACTGCTAAACGTATGACGGGTATCGTTTCCCGTGGCGGTTCTATCATGGCTAAATGGTGCCTGGCGCATCATGAAGAGAACTTCTTGTATACGCACTTCGAAGACATCTGCAAAATCTGTAAAGCGTACGATGTATCTTTCTCTCTGGGTGATGGCTTACGCCCAGGTTCTGTATACGATGCGAATGATGAAGCACAGTTTGCTGAATTGGAAACGCTGGGGGAACTGACTAAGATTGCCTGGGAGCATGACGTTCAGGTAATGATCGAAGGTCCGGGTCACGTGCCAATGCATATGATCAAAGAAAATATGGACAAGCAGCTGACTGAATGTCACGAAGCGCCTTTCTACACATTAGGGCCTCTGACGACTGATATCGCACCTGGCTATGACCACATTACGTCCGGTATAGGTGCGGCGATGATTGGTTGGTACGGTTGTGCGATGTTGTGTTACGTAACGCCTAAAGAGCACCTGGGTCTGCCAAACAAAGATGATGTAAAGACTGGTATCATTACTTATAAGATTGCTGCTCACGCTGCTGATCTGGCAAAAGGACATCCTGGTGCACAGATTCGCGACAACGCTATGTCTAAAGCACGTTTCGAATTCCGTTGGGAAGATCAGTTTAATATTGGTCTGGATCCGGATACAGCCCGTGCATACCACGATGAAACATTGCCGAAAGAGTCTGCAAAAGTTGCTCACTTCTGCTCAATGTGTGGTCCTAAGTTCTGTTCTATGAAAATTTCGCAAGAAGTGCGTAATCTTGATGAAGCTCAGGTTGCTGCAATTCACGCGAAGGCTGAACAGGGCATGCAGGAAAAATCTGCTGAGTTTAAGAATACTGGCGCTGAGATTTACCATAAGGTTTAA
- a CDS encoding DUF5062 family protein: MAKLKHEAALVKEAIRIGGVYMEKRGAGNIEATDSASNKITAIYRLLVLDKLIQPLAKGEDNEPNMKHKLALWIERQLPNGHPLKEE; encoded by the coding sequence TTGGCAAAATTGAAGCACGAAGCAGCACTGGTCAAAGAAGCCATACGTATTGGTGGGGTTTACATGGAAAAGCGCGGAGCGGGAAACATAGAAGCGACCGACAGCGCCAGCAACAAAATTACAGCAATATATCGCTTACTGGTTCTGGACAAACTTATTCAGCCTCTCGCTAAAGGCGAAGATAACGAACCGAATATGAAGCATAAGCTTGCCCTGTGGATTGAACGTCAACTTCCTAACGGACATCCATTAAAAGAAGAATAA
- a CDS encoding MBL fold metallo-hydrolase, whose protein sequence is MKYCIIPVTAFQQNCTLLWCENTRRAAVVDPGGDISRIVEKLNSEQLILEKILLTHAHIDHAGGTAELAQAYNIPVEGPHIEDKFWIDALDQQSKMFGFPAVEEFTPDRWLNDADTVSFGEQCLDVLHCPGHTPGHVVFYHRGINLALVGDVLFNGSIGRTDFPKGDHPSLIQSINEKLFTLGDDVSFIPGHGPMSTFGHERLNNPFVSDHRG, encoded by the coding sequence ATGAAATATTGCATCATTCCTGTTACCGCTTTTCAGCAAAACTGTACCTTATTGTGGTGTGAAAATACCCGGCGTGCAGCTGTTGTTGATCCGGGTGGCGATATTTCTCGCATTGTAGAGAAATTGAACAGCGAACAGTTGATACTCGAAAAGATCTTGCTTACACATGCGCATATTGATCATGCAGGAGGCACAGCTGAGCTGGCTCAGGCATATAATATTCCGGTAGAAGGTCCGCATATTGAAGATAAGTTTTGGATTGATGCGCTGGATCAGCAGAGTAAGATGTTTGGTTTTCCTGCTGTAGAAGAGTTCACGCCAGATCGCTGGTTGAATGATGCTGATACAGTCAGTTTTGGTGAGCAATGTCTGGATGTGCTCCATTGTCCGGGTCATACCCCGGGTCATGTAGTCTTTTATCACCGTGGAATTAACCTGGCTTTAGTCGGTGATGTTTTGTTTAACGGTTCTATTGGTCGTACTGACTTTCCAAAAGGTGATCATCCAAGCCTTATTCAGTCAATTAACGAAAAACTCTTCACTTTAGGTGATGATGTAAGTTTTATTCCTGGTCATGGACCAATGTCTACTTTTGGACATGAGCGTTTGAATAATCCGTTTGTCAGCGATCACAGAGGCTGA
- the zapE gene encoding cell division protein ZapE has translation MRTSDSLFIQYYQNSNTKHGYHNDPAQQRAVECLQQLSDELQNSTGQKRFFRNNTHTPKGLYLWGSVGRGKTYLLDLFSEFLPKGYVTRLHFHHFMARIHRELQQLSGHKNPLQLVVEKFSHECKVICFDEFYVSDIGDAMILARLIESFFTAGIIFVATSNTPPHNLYKDGLQRQRFEPAISLLQQHLTILHMDGDTDHRLRQLTYRNNYFVHSADSELDKIFISLSQTDNTLTSQPAKIMNREIPVRKRNQNCIWFDFNQLCEGPRSQLDYIELASRYEHVFVSDIPQLGGITQEWIKTRGVEDGNIGAGYESTRTGERTMQYARMDDAAKRFISLVDELYDRRVNLFVSAKQPLERLYSQGSLEFEFNRTRSRLTEMRSVEYQNQAPLRN, from the coding sequence ATGCGCACTTCCGACAGTTTATTTATTCAGTATTATCAAAACAGTAACACTAAACATGGTTATCACAACGACCCGGCACAACAACGGGCTGTCGAATGCTTACAGCAACTATCTGATGAGCTTCAAAATTCCACTGGCCAAAAGCGCTTCTTCCGTAACAACACACACACACCTAAAGGTTTATACCTATGGGGGTCAGTTGGACGCGGCAAAACATACTTACTTGACCTGTTTAGTGAATTTTTGCCAAAAGGCTATGTCACCCGCCTGCATTTCCATCATTTCATGGCCAGAATTCACCGGGAATTACAGCAGTTAAGCGGGCATAAAAACCCTTTACAACTCGTTGTAGAAAAGTTCTCACACGAATGCAAGGTCATTTGCTTTGATGAGTTTTATGTTAGCGATATAGGTGACGCGATGATTCTTGCTCGCCTGATCGAAAGCTTTTTCACTGCCGGTATAATATTTGTTGCAACCTCTAATACTCCACCACACAACCTGTATAAAGATGGTTTGCAACGTCAGCGTTTTGAACCGGCTATTAGCCTGCTACAGCAACATCTCACAATTCTTCATATGGATGGAGATACCGATCACCGCCTTCGGCAGCTAACCTACAGAAACAATTATTTCGTGCATTCTGCTGACTCCGAACTTGATAAGATTTTCATTTCCCTGAGTCAGACTGACAACACCCTGACCTCACAGCCAGCTAAAATCATGAACCGGGAAATTCCCGTTAGAAAAAGAAACCAAAACTGTATCTGGTTTGATTTCAACCAGCTCTGTGAAGGCCCCCGCTCACAATTAGATTACATCGAGCTGGCCTCCCGCTATGAACATGTCTTTGTGAGTGACATACCGCAACTTGGAGGAATAACACAGGAGTGGATCAAAACCCGTGGTGTTGAAGACGGCAATATTGGCGCAGGGTATGAATCTACCCGAACCGGCGAACGTACCATGCAATATGCGCGTATGGATGATGCAGCCAAGCGCTTTATCAGTCTTGTTGATGAGCTATATGATCGGAGGGTAAATTTATTCGTTAGCGCAAAGCAGCCGCTGGAAAGGTTATATTCTCAGGGCAGTCTTGAGTTTGAATTCAACCGTACCCGAAGCAGACTAACTGAAATGCGTTCGGTGGAATATCAAAATCAAGCGCCCTTAAGAAACTAG
- a CDS encoding lipoyl protein ligase domain-containing protein, with the protein MSVTPEISDHIYSGGMPEEQARISEVLSVPVNEPQLLIWRYAEPAIIMGRSQRPDDSMLQRGRDRSIPVQQRGSGGGAVLAGPWMLSVTLFLPTDHPAAELGIIDIFKWFEAAWLEVLLDNGVTCRSVDEAMINTSKVRAKQEGVEWACYAGLSHGELVSLQGRKLLGLAQIRKRNGVALVSGLHLSPCNWSLLAEVVVNQPELGENLQRLNSDCFTLSDKSADALLLPLVSDLRDRMTVACGELLTI; encoded by the coding sequence ATGAGTGTTACGCCGGAAATTTCTGATCATATTTATAGTGGTGGAATGCCTGAAGAACAGGCGCGTATCAGTGAAGTACTAAGTGTTCCTGTGAATGAACCGCAGCTACTGATTTGGCGATATGCTGAGCCAGCCATAATTATGGGACGTTCACAGCGTCCGGATGATTCAATGTTGCAACGGGGAAGAGATAGGAGTATTCCTGTTCAGCAACGAGGTTCCGGTGGTGGTGCAGTTCTCGCTGGTCCCTGGATGTTGAGTGTTACTTTGTTTCTACCAACTGATCATCCGGCTGCTGAGCTGGGTATTATTGATATCTTTAAGTGGTTTGAAGCTGCCTGGCTTGAAGTCTTACTGGATAATGGAGTGACTTGTCGGTCAGTTGACGAGGCAATGATTAATACATCTAAAGTAAGGGCCAAGCAGGAAGGTGTTGAGTGGGCCTGTTATGCGGGCTTATCACACGGTGAATTAGTGTCACTGCAAGGGCGAAAGCTATTAGGTTTGGCGCAGATTCGTAAACGCAATGGCGTCGCGTTAGTCAGCGGCTTGCACTTGTCGCCATGCAATTGGTCGTTACTGGCTGAGGTTGTCGTAAATCAGCCTGAACTTGGTGAGAACCTGCAACGACTTAACAGTGATTGTTTTACGTTAAGTGACAAGAGTGCAGATGCGTTACTCTTACCGCTGGTGTCTGATTTACGGGATAGAATGACCGTAGCGTGCGGTGAGCTGTTAACTATATAG